Proteins from one Candidatus Deferrimicrobiaceae bacterium genomic window:
- a CDS encoding AAA family ATPase, which translates to MVERISPQSRQQIEEKLGEFRGGQIGEAVAQILEFDKTPTDLKAFMDRFVIGQEKGKKIISVAITYHYRRLANALKHAMVEDGDDLDAALRKATTPKANVLIVGPSGCGKTYTGEIASRLVGVPFAVEDMTKFSEVGYVGQNVSDILLDLLIAAGGNPHVAQMGIVYLDEIDKIAAEAVLCKDVSGRGVQKGLLKLVEGAENTVDLGKRRISLSTRHVLFIAGGVYENLEAIVRERMAGDGLQGDWRTHMLTDDFVSYGMERQLMGRFPIRAAYHALTVEDLRSIMLQSEESPSRAYVNDFQAWGIDLTFTDEALTEVARRAQREGTGARGLISILHQVLLEDMYRLPGTHTGELVVDGRYVRERIR; encoded by the coding sequence ATGGTGGAGAGAATATCCCCGCAAAGCCGGCAGCAGATCGAGGAAAAGCTCGGAGAGTTCCGGGGAGGCCAGATCGGCGAGGCAGTGGCGCAGATCCTCGAGTTCGACAAGACGCCAACGGACCTTAAGGCCTTCATGGACAGGTTCGTGATCGGCCAGGAGAAGGGGAAGAAGATCATCTCCGTGGCGATCACGTACCATTACCGGAGGCTGGCCAACGCGCTCAAGCACGCCATGGTGGAGGACGGCGACGACCTCGACGCCGCCCTCCGGAAGGCGACGACGCCGAAGGCGAACGTCCTCATCGTCGGGCCGAGCGGCTGCGGGAAGACGTACACCGGAGAGATCGCGTCGAGATTGGTCGGTGTGCCGTTCGCCGTGGAGGACATGACGAAGTTCAGCGAGGTGGGGTACGTCGGGCAGAATGTCAGCGACATCTTGCTGGACCTGCTGATCGCCGCAGGGGGAAACCCCCATGTGGCGCAGATGGGGATCGTCTACCTGGACGAGATCGACAAGATCGCGGCGGAAGCCGTCCTGTGCAAGGACGTTTCGGGAAGAGGGGTCCAGAAGGGACTGTTGAAGCTGGTGGAAGGCGCGGAAAACACCGTCGATCTGGGCAAGAGAAGGATCTCCCTGTCCACCCGGCACGTCCTGTTCATCGCAGGAGGCGTGTACGAGAATCTCGAGGCCATCGTCCGGGAGCGGATGGCCGGGGATGGTCTCCAAGGCGATTGGCGAACCCACATGCTGACCGACGACTTCGTCTCCTACGGGATGGAGAGGCAGCTCATGGGACGGTTCCCGATCCGCGCGGCCTACCATGCGCTGACCGTCGAGGACCTGCGGTCCATCATGCTCCAGAGCGAGGAGAGCCCGTCCCGGGCGTATGTCAACGACTTCCAGGCGTGGGGCATCGACTTGACGTTCACCGACGAAGCATTGACCGAAGTGGCACGGCGCGCGCAACGGGAAGGAACGGGGGCGCGCGGCCTGATCAGCATTCTTCATCAGGTCCTTCTGGAAGACATGTATCGGCTTCCGGGGACCCATACCGGCGAGTTGGTGGTCGACGGGAGATATGTGAGGGAGAGGA